From the genome of Pirellulales bacterium:
GCTTGATTGTACTCGCCCCGCAATCGGGATGCGCCATGGTTCTCGCGGATTCAGGGGGGGACATCGCCGTGTACCGCAGTCGTAAGGTGGGACAAGCGAGCTTGCGAGCGCCGGCCCACCGTGATGGACGTCGCTTTCGGTGGGCCGGCGCTCGCAAGCTCGCTTGTCCCACCTTACGCTTCGCTGGAACAAAAACCGTTTAAGCAAAACACCGGGGCGGTTATTCCTGCCAGCCCGCCAGGATGCGCTCCACCTCTTCCTTGTGCCCCGTTTCGTCGCTCACCTGGTTTTCGAGCGCCACCTTCAGGCCCACGTCGCCGAACGATTCGGCATGTTCCACGCGCCGCGTGTAGTCGGCAATGGCTTGCTTCTCGGCCTGCAGCACGTTGAGCAGCATTTCGCGCGGCGTCTGGGCTTCGGGCACAGGACGCGGCACGGTGGTCGGCTGTCCGCCGAGGGCCGCAATCTTGTCAGACAAGAACTGCGCATGTCCCAACTCGTCGGTGACTTCCGCCTGGAATAATGCCCGCAGCTCCTTGCGATACGGCCCGGTGATCGTGGCCGAATAGTGCAAATACATGATCACGGCCTGCAGTTCGCCGGCCAGGTCTTCATTGAGGCCCTCCAGCAGCGACTCGCGCATGCTTTCGTTGGTCCCCGGTTCTGATACCCCGCTGGTTTGGTACTCGTGCTCTCGGGTGGTCGTGGCCATGATTGGATTGGCTCCTTTCTAGTTATCGTCGTAAGGTGGGACCAGCGAGCTTGCGAGCGCCGGCCCACCATGTTCGAGGCGTTGGGCGTTGGGCGTTAGGGCATCGGTAGAACAGCGCGCCTAAAGCCTTACGCCCACCGCCTAACGCCTTGCTTTCGGTGGGCCGGCGCTGGCAAGCTCGCTGGTCCCACCTACCGCCGTTCATGGGCAAATGCAAAGACCGTGCCTGCTAGGTAAGACTACTGGACGGCATCTTCGGCATACGCCTTGCTCATATCGACAGGACCATTTTCTTCATTCACAAGGAGCGATTCATGGCTAGCCCAGGCGGCCGGCTCGGGAATGCCGCGCACATGGGCCCCGGCGTAGTTCGTGAACCGCTTCACGGGCCGGCGACTTCAAACACCTGCGCACATTTGGGGCACTTCACCGCGTTGATTTTTCCCGAGGGCAGCCGAAGAGGCGCTTGACAATGAGGGCATTGGCACACTTTTTCGGCCGCACTGGGCGGCGCGGGCTGACCGGACGCCGACGGCGGACCCCGGCCGGTGGCGACCGCCGGCGCTTCGCCCGATGATCCGGCCTCGACCTTGATCGGCTTCTTGCAAACCAGGCAATCGACCGTGCCGCCGCGCGTCGAATCTTCCAACAGCATGAACTTGCGGCAATCGGCGTGCGGGCACTGAACGATAAACGGCATGGAACGGCACCGTCTTGGCTAGGTTCAACGTATCTTAAGTTGGTTCACAAACTCGGCCTCGCGGCCGATGTCGTCTTCCGTCAGGCCGTATTCTCGCTTGATCTCGGCCTGTGCGAAGCGGCCGCCGGTCATGTCGAGCGCCATCACGCTGATCCGGCCGTTGGCGCCGTAGCTCAGCCGCACCTGCACCGGCGAGCGGACCGGCAGGTTGGGCGGCAGCCCCGTCACCTCGCACTCGCCGATCGGAATGTTGTCGTTCGGCCGCTCCGACTCGCCTTCCAGCACCTTGACCACCACGTGCCTGGCGCCGGCCTTGGTCAGGCGAAAGATGCGGCTGGCGGCGAACGGAAGCTGGGTATTCTTCGCGATCACAAAAGCGTTCACCGGCCGGCCGCGCTTGGTGGCTTTGATGCCCAGGCTGTAGGCGTTCACGTTGAACACTTCGACGTCTTTGAGCTCGTCTTTCAGACCTTCGTCGATCTCCAGATCGCCGGCCGTGCCCTTGGCCGCCACGATGCCCGCGTGGATGGCCGCGCCGCGGGCCACCACCTGGTCGGCATCGAGACTATCGTCGGGCTCTTTGCCGGTCGCCTTGCGGAGCATCTCCTTGACCATCGGCATCCGCGTCGAGCCGCCCACCAGCAGCACGCGGTCGATGTCGGTCCAGCTCAGCCTGGCCTGCTCGACCACGAGATCCGTGACGATTTGCGTCTGCACGAGCAGCTCTCGCGACAGATCCTCGAATTGCTCGCGGCTGAGATTGAGCGTCAGCGAGTGTTCTTGGTGGAAGCACTCCAGCGGCACCTGCGGCAGGTCGCTGAGCAGGATCTTCGAGCGCTCGGCCAAGGCGGTCAGCGCCGCGCGGCGCTGGTCGTCGGCCAGCGGGTCGATGCCGTATCGCTCGCGGAACTGAGCGGCGATGTGTTGCACGATCTTTTCGTCCCAGTCCTTGCCGCCAAGCTGCACGGCCCCGTCGGTGGCCAAGGTCTCGAACCGTTTGGCCGCCAGGCGGACGACCGTGACGTCGAAGGTGCCGCCGCCGAGATCGTAGACCAGGGCGGTCAAGGTTCCGCCCGGCACGTCGAGCGGAGACGCCGCACCGCCGGCCGATTGGCCCGCCATGGCATACGACAGCGCGGCGGCCGTCGGCTCGTTGAGAACGTCGATCACGTCCAGCCCGGCGATGCGGCCGGCGTCCTCCGTCGCTTTGCGGCGCGTTTCGTTGAAGAAGGCGGGCACGGTGATCACCGCCTTGGCGATCGGGCCGATGTGCCGTTCGGCGTCCTGCTTCAGCTTGCGGAGGATGACGGCCGAAAGGGTTTCGGGGCGGAAGACGCGGCCATCGACGGGGTGCGAATAGCGCACGCCGCCCATATCGCGTTTGACCCACAGGGCGACGCGTGCGGCATCGACCGCCGCCGCCTCGCGCGCCGCCTTGCCGACCACCGCGGAATTGCCGTTCAAGTAGACGGCGCTGGGCGTGAGCGGGTCGCCGTCTTTGTTGGACAAGGTCACCGCTTTGCCCTTGGCATCGAGGTGGGCAATGACGGAGAACGTCGTGCCCAGGTCGATGCCTACCAGGTTGTGATGCTCGCGCGACAAAGCGGTGTCTCCCATGGTTCCAGCCTACGTTCTAACAATCTTTTCATCCGTCGTCAGCCGGAGATACCGGCGGTCGCAGTTCAATTCCGATGGTTTCGCCCGGAAAAACGGGCTGCGGCAGGAACAAAGACAGCTTATCGCGGCCGCGGGCAACCGTCGTAGACCAACCGCCGGCCCGAGGCCGCACGTCGATGACGGTCCAACCGTTCTCCTGGGTGCTGGCCATCGCCGAGAGTTGCTGGGGCCGGATCAGCAGCGTGTCGGCCCCGGCCGGCGCGATTGCGGGCGGCGACGTTTCTCGAGTGGCGATGATACCTTGACGCAGCCACGCTCGCGGCAGTTCGATGCACGGGCCGGTCCAGCGGGCAACGGCTTCGCTGACCGGATGCCAATGGAGCTCGGACGGCGTACCCTCTTGCACCAGGCGGCCGCCGTCGAGCACGGCGATGCGCTCGCAAACCATCGCGGCTTCGTCCCACGAATGTGTGACAAAGATGCACGTCGTGCGACGCGCGGAGACGCAATCGCGGATCAGCTCCAGCATGTCGGTGCGCAAGGGAGGGTCGAGATGCGCCAGCGGCTCATCGAGGAGCAGAAGGTCGGGACCGACTGCCAAAGCGCGGGCCAGGGCCAATCGCTGGGCTTCGCCGCCACTGAGCTGCGCGGGGCGGTGGTTCCAGACACGGGCCGGCAAACGCAGCTCGCCGAGCAGTGCTTCCGCCCGACGCCGGCGGTCGTTGACGGCGTGGCGAAACAAAACGCAGCGTAAATGCTCGAGCGCGGTGAGGTGAGGCCAGAGGGCCAGGCTCTGGAACACCATGCCAATTCGCCATCGGCCGTTCGCGGGGCCGTCGATGATGATGTTGCCGGAGGTGCAGCGGGTCAAGCCGGCAAGAAGCCTGAGCAGCGTCGTCTTGCCGGCGCCCGAGCCGCCCAAGAGTCCCACCACCTTGCCGGCTTCGATCTGCCAACAGACCCGGTCGAGCACCTCGACACGGTCGAAACGCTTCGTGACCTCGTGACACTTGATCGAATACATCGTCAAACCACTTCCAGGCAGCGATTGGTAAGCAGAAAATACGCCAGCACGGGCAAGAGGGCCACCGCCAACTGCATCAGAGCCAGGCTGGCCGCCACGTGGACCGGGCCGAAGTGCATGAACGTGAACAGCCGCAAGGCCAGCGTTCCCTGACCCGGCGCGCAGAGGAGTTGGCTGATTTCGACTTCGCCCACGGTGAGCACGTAACCGATCAGTACCGCCGCCAAGGCATGATCGGCCAACAGCGGAAGATCGATCCACCATGCCCGCCGCCAGCGGCCCAACCCCGACAGCCACGCCGACTCGCGCCATTCGCCGGCGATGCGGCGCTCGCCCGACGCCATGGCACGGGCGGCAAACGGCCAAGCTCGCGCGGTCAAGGCCAAGACGACGAGCGCGTTGGTGTTGCCCAACGCCTTCAGATCCACTGGCCAATCGCGATTGTAAAACTGGGAATAGGCCAGTCCCAAGACCAGCGCCGGCACGCCAATCGGCAGCAGCGACAGGAAGTCCAAAGCGAGGCTCTTTCGCCGGGCGGCCGCTCGCCCGACCACCGTGGCCGCCAGCAGCGCGAGGGCGGCTGCCAGCAACGCCGTGCGCAAGGTGTTGGCGGTCTCCGGCGCCGCGTCGCGAGCGGCAGCCAGAAACTTCGGCAGCGACCGGCACTCGACCACCATCGCGGAAACCGGCAAAACGACCGTGATCGCCAGATAGCCGGCCAACGCGGCCGCCACAAGCCAGGCCCGCCGCCCCAACTCGATGCGCTGAGCGGCCGTTTCGCTTCGGGCCGTGACATACTGCCGGCGCCGTTCGACGAACGCCAGCACTGCCACGGCGAACAGAGCGACCGAGAGCAAGGCCAGCGCCGATCGCGAGGCGCCGCCGCGATCGAGGTAGTTGGTCAGACGCAGATAGACCTCGATGGGAAACAAGCGACATTGCAGGACGTGCGGAACGCTGAAGTTGCCCAGGCTGAGTGCGAACGCCAGCAGCCAAGCGGCTGCCGCTTCCGGCCGAACGGCCCCGGCCAGCCATCGCCCGCGGCGCCACGGCGGCAACAGCAGGCGGGCCGCGTCCCAACCCGACTGCGGCAACCGGGCCAGTCCACGCCCGATGAGCAACATCGCCAGCGGAGCGTACATCTGGCCCAGCACCAGCACCGACGAAGTGAAATGCCCGGCGTCGAGCTGAGTCAGCCAAGGCCGCCAAGTGTCGCCCAGCCAGCGGTCGACAAGCCCGCTCGACCCATAGCAATAGACCTGAGCCAACGCCCACACCGCACTGGGTGAAGCGAAGGCGATCAGCATGGCCGTGGCCCACAGGCTGCGGGCCGGCAAATCGGTCAGTTCCAGCGCGGCCGCCACCAGGCCGCCCACGATGACGGCCACACTCGCGGCGGCGGCGCTCACCGCCAGACTGGCCGCGAACGAGGTCCAAGGGAACGCCGGCCGGCCCGCAACGCCGACGGCCGGCGACGGCGGCCCGGTGAAAGCTTGTTCGGGCGAAGAACGATCGCCGATGGCGAGCGCCGCCAAGGGCAGGAGCAACACCATTGCCACGCCCAAGGCCGGCCACAACGGCCAACCGGGCAAATATTCGTGCTGGTGCGCGATGCCTTTGCCGGTCACGGATGAAAGTGCTCCCGCGTCCAGCGACTGCTCGTGTCGAGTTGCTCGTAGATCGCCGTATGCGTTACCTGCATGGTTCGCAGCGGCCAAGCGCGCGACACGAACTTGGGCTGCGGCGAACCGCGGCGTACCGGCAAGTAGCCTTTGCCGTCGGCCGTGAGCGCCGCTTCAACCTGGCGGCTGACGAGGTAGTCGATGAGCCGCCGGGCCGACTCGCCGTGCGGCGCCCCGCGCACCAGCGCCACGCTGCTCGGCACCAGCAGCGTTCCCTGATCGTGCTGGTCGGGAAACACCATTCCGATCGGTTCGCCGTCGGCCAGACCGGAGAGCACGTCGTCGGTGTCGGTGAGTCCGACGAAAACCGGCGAGGCGCCCGGCTTGGCGCGGGCCACGAGATTCTTGACCATCGCGTTGCCGTCCACGATTCGCACGTCGTTGGCCAGAAGATCGTCGAACCACTTCGTCGCGCCTTCCGGCCCCAGCGCCGCGAACAGGGCGGCCGCGTGAGCGCGGGTGGTGCCAAACTGCGGGTCGGCGATGGCCACCTGGCCCCGCCATTCGGGCCCGGCGAGGTCTTGCAAGCCGCGAGGGGCCTTTTGTTCCGGCACATGGTCGGTGTTATAGACGATCACGCGGGCCCGCATGGCCACCGCGGTCCAACGGCCGTCGGCGTCTTTCGAATCGGCGGGAATATCGGCCGCTTCGGGAGACTCGTAACGATCGAGCAGGCCGCGATCGGCCAGCAGCAGTGTCTGCACCAGTTCGTTATTCCAAAAGACGTCGCACCGCGGCGACTGCGACTCCGCCAGCAACCGTGTTACGAGTCCGGTCGTCTTGGCCGCTTCGGCGTCGTAAACGGCGCGAACGTGAATGCCCGAAGCCGTTTGGAAGTCGTTCAAGATCGGCTCGGCATCGCCGCGGTCGATGGCCACGTAGACGACGACCTCGGGGGTATCCTCGCTACGGCAGCCCGGCAAAACGCACAGCGCGATTATCGCAAGCCAGATGCCGCCTTCGATCAATGGCGTCGCCCCTTTCGATAGTAGACCTCCGATCCGACTCGCATGAAATATAAAGGCGAGAAGTGGCCGTCAGCGTCACGTTGGGCGATGACGTCTTGAATCGAGTCGCCAAACCAGATGCAGCCGCTGGCCGGGTCGATTCCGGCGGTCCTTCCGATTTGTTTTGACAGATCATGCCGCCGCTGATATTCCGACAAAAGCTCTCGCGCTCGGTTCGAATCAGCTTCGGTCCAATGAGAAACGGTCATTCCAAATTCCTCAACGAACGCATATTCTACTGGCGGCGAACCTATGATCCATCTTAGATTGGCTACTCGACTAAGAAAAGGCCGACATTGCTTCGTCAAGGCCCCAGCTCCATCTTGGCATGCGCGACGACCAGGGCTTCGGCGTCGGGATACCAGGGAAACGACTTGTAGAGAAGCTGCACCTCGGCGACGACCGGCGGCCCGACGATGGGAAAACGTGCCTCGAACGTCTGGTCGATGCGCAGCTTCTCCGCACTCGACTCTCCACGAAAGGGCGTGATGCCTTTGATCAACTCCTGCCTGGCCAGCGTGATCTCGCCCCGCGAATTGCGCTCGATCACCTGAAGATACAGTACGCGATTGTGTCGCTCGCCCGGAAAGTTATGCCCCGTGGCATGGTTTGTGGCGGACACGACGAGTTCGTCGCGGTCGCGGCGGCAGCTCAGTTTCGCCGCCGAACGAATCAGATTGAGATCGTGTCCGCCGAGGCAGACATGATTGCGGCCGTGGGCCCTCTCGGCGACCGCCGGCATGTGGCACGACTGGCATTCTTTGCTCGCCGTGCGATACCGGCTTTCGTGCCAATCTTGATAGATCGCCTGGTGGCAGGCGCCGCAGGCCCGGCTGCCGCCGAAACCCTTGACCTCACGCGGACGGCAGGGCGCGTCGGCGATGGTCCGCGCGGCCGCAATGCCGCCCTCGGCCAGGCCATGACAGCTCAGGCAATCGACCCCGCTGGCCGGGTCGTCGGCGCGCAGCTCGATCGGAGCGCTGACATCCATCACGAGTTCGCGGACCGGAGCGTGGCACGACTGGCAGCGGCGGTCGAAGCCGAAATGTTGAAATGCGGCCTGCACCGGATCGTCGCTCCAGGCGCGCGAGTGGTACGAGGTTTGCCATTCACGCCACACCTGCTCGTGACAGCCACGGCAATCGCCGGCGGCCTTCACGCTCGAGGCGGCAGGCGACGGCGGGCCGGCGCGCGGCGCTTGGCCGATGGCCACCAGCAAGGCCAGGGCCACCAAGCAGAGCAAAGCAGCGGCAATTCGCGTTTTGGCAAACATGAAACGAGAAAGCGGGGCTTAATGAATTACGATCGGATTGTAGTGTTCTGCAAGTTATCCCGATTTTATGCCGCCGTCGTAAGGTGGGGCCAGTCCCGCGCGGACGGAACGCTTTCGGCGGAGGGGGCGACAATCGGCGTGCCGGACTCAGAACGGCCAGGCCCTGCGCAGCGCGGCGCGCTGCTTTTCGATAAGCTGCTCGATGCCGCCGCGGGCCAACTTCACCAAGGCCGCCAGCTCCTGCTCGCTGAAGGTCGCTTCTTCGCCGGTCCCCTGCACCTCGACGAAACGTCCCGCACCGGTCATGACCACGTTCATGTCGACGCTGGCGGCAAAATCTTCCTGGTAATCGAGGTCGAGCACCGGCCGCCCGTCGACCAGACCAACGCTGACCGCGGCCACGCTATCGCACAGCGGACGGCGCTGGGCGTCGGGCAATTCTTTGATCGCGGCCAGGGCGTCGACCAATGCCACCAATGCCCCGGTGATGCTCAACGTCCTGGTGCCGCCGTCGGCGTCCAAGACGTCGCAATCGACCGTGATCGACCGCTCCCCGAGGGCTTCCAGGTCGACGATGGCCCGCAGACTTCGGCCGATCAGCCGTTGAATTTCCGTGGTTCGGCCGTCGATCTTGCCGGCGCGATCCCGCGGCTTGCGAGGGCTCGTGCTGCCGGGCAGCATGCTGTATTCGGCGGTGACCCAGCCGCGACCTTCGCCTTTCATCCAGCCAGGCACTTCTTCGGCCACGCTGGCCGTGCAGAGCACCGTGGTGCGGCCGGCCTGAATAAGCACGCTGCCGGACGCGGTACGGGTGAAGCCCCGCTTGATCGTGATTGGGCGCAGCTCGTCGGCCCGCCGGCCATCGTGGCGGAGCAGTTTTGGATTTTGGGTTTTCACGCTTTGGCTCCCAGCAGCCAGGCCAAGATCCCTTTCTGCACGTGCAGCCGATTGGCGGCCTGTTGCACCACCACGCTCGACGGTCCGTCCATCACGCCGTCGGTCACTTCTTCGCCGCGACGCGCCGGCAGGCAGTGCATGAAGAACGTGTTTTCGGGCGCGTGCGAGAGCAAGGCTTCGTTCACCTGGTAGTCGGCCAGCGCCTGCCGCCGCACGTCGCTTTCGGCTTCCTGGCCCATGCTCGTCCAGACATCGGTATAGATGGCCGCCGCGTCGCGCACCGCTTTGCGCGGATCGGCGGTCACGGTCAGCTTCAATTGCGGCACCACCTTCTTCAGCAGGGCCAGAAAGTCGGCCTCGAACTGATACTCCTTGGGCGCCGCCAGGATAAACCGCATGCCCAGCTTGCCGCAGCCGATCGCCAGGCTGCGGGCCACGTTGTTCCCGTCGCCCACGTAAGCCAGCGTCCGGCCTTTCAACGGCCCAACCAGCTCGCGCAACGTAAACAGGTCGGCCAGCGCCTGGCAGGGATGCAGGTAATCCGTCAGCCCGTTGATGACCGTACACGTCGAATGCTCGGCCAGCTCCTGCAGCTTCTGGTGCGACTGAGCACGCACGACGATGGCGTCGACATAGGTGCTCAGCACGCGGGCAAAATCGGCGATCGTCTCCCGCGATCCCCAGCCCACCTCCTTGCCGAGAAACAGGCTGCTGCCGCCCAGATGACAGATGCCGGCCTCGAAGCTGACTCGCGTCCGCAGCGAAGGCTTCTCGAACAGCAAGGCGATCACGCGGCCGGGCAGCAGCGCCTCTCGCAGTCCCTGGGCGTGCTTGCTTTTCAGGTCTTCGCTGATGGCAAACACCCGCTCGAATTCGGCGCTCGACAGATCGGCCAGCGTGATTAAGTTGCGCATGGCTTATACGGGCTGCTCCACTTGTTCCTTCAATACTTCGGCCAGCACGTCGCAAGCGTCGTGGGCCTGTTGCTGGCTGAGATTGAGCGCCGGCAAAAGGCGGATGACCGTTCCCTGCGTGCAATTGACCAGCAGCTTGCGGTCCATGCAGGCTTTGACCACCGGCGCTCCTTCACGCGCCAGCTCGATTCCGATCATCATGCCCAGCACGCGAACGTCTTCAATGGCGTCGCACTCGCCGCGGAGCGTTTCCAGGCGGTCGCGAAAGACTTCGCTCACCTGCTTTGCGTTCTCCAGCAGGTTCTCTTCTTCGATCATCTCGATGGCCGCGATGCCGGCCCGTGCCGCGATGGGATTGCCGCCGAAGGTGGCGGCGTGCATGCCCGGCCGCAAACTGGGCGCGATTTCGGGCTTGGTCAGCATCGCTCCGCCCGCGATGCCCCCGCACAACGCCTTGGCCAGCGTCATCACGTCGGGCACGACGCCGAAGTGCTGGTAGGCGAACCACTCTCCCGTGCGGCCGAAACCGCTCTGCACTTCGTCGAAGATCAGCAGCAGACCGTGCTCGTCGCAAAGCTCACGCAGACCGGCGAGAAACTCTTGCGGCGGAATGTTGATGCCGCCTTCGCCCTGCACCGGCTCGACCATGATGGCGGCCGTTTCGGCATCGACCAGCTTGCGCACCGCCTCAAGATCGCCGTAGGGTGCATAGACGAAGCCGGCCATCAACGGCCCCAGACCTTCGTGATATTTCGGCTGGGCGGTGGCCGCGGTCGAACCGAGCGTGCGGCCGTGGAAGCCGCCGGTGAAGGTGATGATCTTGTAGCGTTGCTTGGGCGTGTGCAGGCGGGCCAGCTTGATGGCCGCCTCGTTGGCCTCGGTGCCCGAATTGCAAAAGAACGCCTGCCCGCCAAAACTCCGCTCCGAAAGCGCCTTGGCCCACAGCCCCTGGGCCTCGATGTACCAGGTGTTCGGCACGTGGATCAGCGTGGCGACCTGCTCCTGAACGGCCTTCACCACCGGCGCCGGACAATGCCCCAGCAGATTGCAGCCCCAGCCGGGAAACAGGTCGAGATAGCGCTTCCCCTCGCTGTCCCAGACATAGGAACCTTCGCCGTGCGTCAGGCACACCGGGTAGCGGTTATAATTCGGGATGACGTACTTCTTGAACAGCTCGATGACTTCGGACGACGAAGAAGCCAGCGACTGGGACACGGGGGGCGGTGCAACGGCGGCTTGCGAACTTGCCATGAGATGACTTCCTAATTGATTTTGTTCCACACGGGCGTAGAGACAAGCGACTCCGGGCCTTGGTTCGGCCTTCATTCGTTGACGATTTCGGTTCCCACACCGCTGCTGGTGTAGATTTCCAGCAGCAGCGAATGGCGCAGCCGTCCGTCGATGATGTGGATCTTGCTGACGCCGTTGTTGAGCGTCTCCAGGCAGGCTTCGACTTTGGGGATCATGCCCGACTCGATCGCACCGCTGGCCATCAACCCCCGCGCTTCGGCCGCGGTGAGCGAGTGGATGAGCGAGGCGGGGTCGTCTTTGCTGCGGCGGACGCCGTTCACGTCGCTGAGAAAGACGAGCTTTTCGGCCCGCATCTCCTGGGCGACGGCGGTGGCCGCCGTGTCGGCGTTCACGTTCAACTTCTGCTTCTGGCCGTCGACGCACATGGAGGGGATGACCGGGACGATGCCGGCATAGCACAGGTTCTCGACCGTCGTGCGGTCGACGCGCGTCACCTGACCGACGTGCCCCAGGTCGATCGGCTGGCCGTTTTCGCCGTCGAGCATCATCCGCTCGCCAAACAGGACGTTGGTGGTGTGGAAGTTGAGCGGCGCGGCGCGGCCGCCGAGTTCTTCGATGCGCTCGAAAATGTGCTCGTTGGTTTCATAGGCCAGCACGCGCTCGACGATTTCGAGCGCGGCGTCGTCGGTATAGCGGCGGCCTTGCACGAACCGCGGCACCAGCCCGGCCTCGGTCATGGCGCGGCTGATGGCCGCGCCGCCACCGTGGACCACCACGGGCCGCATGCCGACGGTGCGCATGAAGATGATGTCGAGCAGCAGGTGCCGCAGGGCGTTGGCGTCTTCCATCACGCTGCCGCCCAGCTTGATGACGGTGACTTTGTCGCGGAAACGCCGGATCCATTCCAGCGCCTCGATGAGCACGTCGGCCTTTTCGATGGCGCTAGACAGCGGCTTTGTCTCCTGGAACGTGGTCGGCTGGGCCTGGCCGGCGGGTAACCATTCAGCGACGGCAATGCTCACGGGCGGCGGTCCTCCGTTGTGTTGCGGGGCCGAAAGAAAACAAGCTTCCCCAGGGGAAGCGTGGTCTCGCCGGCGTCAGGATGGAAGAAAACGTTTTATTGTAGATGACGGCAGGGGGGTGTCAACTATTCTTCCGGCCTCGGCGGCTCATCGGCCGGAAAAACGGGCCGCCATCGATGATGCCCGGCGTCCGGCTTTACCGGCGGCAACCTTTGACAAGCCTTTGCCAGCCCGTGACAATGAGCTCTGACAGTCGGCGTGAGCCCATTGTGACAGGTCAGACTTGGGCGGCGTTGGGCAGAAGCAATCCAACGGCTACGGGAGATCCTTGACTTTCAAGCCATGCCAGAAAACGGCTACGACCCGCAACGCCTTGACCGCCGAAGATTTGTGAAGGCGTCGCTGATTTCTGCCGCATTGCCGATCGGCGCGGCAGCGGCGTGTCGCGAGAGCCGGGCCGCGGAGCCGCTGCCGGCAACGGCCGAGATTCCCGAGATCATCGACACCAACGTCCACTTGTTCGAGTGGCCTTTTCGCCGGCTCA
Proteins encoded in this window:
- a CDS encoding ferritin-like domain-containing protein; protein product: MATTTREHEYQTSGVSEPGTNESMRESLLEGLNEDLAGELQAVIMYLHYSATITGPYRKELRALFQAEVTDELGHAQFLSDKIAALGGQPTTVPRPVPEAQTPREMLLNVLQAEKQAIADYTRRVEHAESFGDVGLKVALENQVSDETGHKEEVERILAGWQE
- a CDS encoding Hsp70 family protein, producing the protein MGDTALSREHHNLVGIDLGTTFSVIAHLDAKGKAVTLSNKDGDPLTPSAVYLNGNSAVVGKAAREAAAVDAARVALWVKRDMGGVRYSHPVDGRVFRPETLSAVILRKLKQDAERHIGPIAKAVITVPAFFNETRRKATEDAGRIAGLDVIDVLNEPTAAALSYAMAGQSAGGAASPLDVPGGTLTALVYDLGGGTFDVTVVRLAAKRFETLATDGAVQLGGKDWDEKIVQHIAAQFRERYGIDPLADDQRRAALTALAERSKILLSDLPQVPLECFHQEHSLTLNLSREQFEDLSRELLVQTQIVTDLVVEQARLSWTDIDRVLLVGGSTRMPMVKEMLRKATGKEPDDSLDADQVVARGAAIHAGIVAAKGTAGDLEIDEGLKDELKDVEVFNVNAYSLGIKATKRGRPVNAFVIAKNTQLPFAASRIFRLTKAGARHVVVKVLEGESERPNDNIPIGECEVTGLPPNLPVRSPVQVRLSYGANGRISVMALDMTGGRFAQAEIKREYGLTEDDIGREAEFVNQLKIR
- a CDS encoding ABC transporter ATP-binding protein, which produces MYSIKCHEVTKRFDRVEVLDRVCWQIEAGKVVGLLGGSGAGKTTLLRLLAGLTRCTSGNIIIDGPANGRWRIGMVFQSLALWPHLTALEHLRCVLFRHAVNDRRRRAEALLGELRLPARVWNHRPAQLSGGEAQRLALARALAVGPDLLLLDEPLAHLDPPLRTDMLELIRDCVSARRTTCIFVTHSWDEAAMVCERIAVLDGGRLVQEGTPSELHWHPVSEAVARWTGPCIELPRAWLRQGIIATRETSPPAIAPAGADTLLIRPQQLSAMASTQENGWTVIDVRPRAGGWSTTVARGRDKLSLFLPQPVFPGETIGIELRPPVSPADDG
- a CDS encoding extracellular solute-binding protein: MIEGGIWLAIIALCVLPGCRSEDTPEVVVYVAIDRGDAEPILNDFQTASGIHVRAVYDAEAAKTTGLVTRLLAESQSPRCDVFWNNELVQTLLLADRGLLDRYESPEAADIPADSKDADGRWTAVAMRARVIVYNTDHVPEQKAPRGLQDLAGPEWRGQVAIADPQFGTTRAHAAALFAALGPEGATKWFDDLLANDVRIVDGNAMVKNLVARAKPGASPVFVGLTDTDDVLSGLADGEPIGMVFPDQHDQGTLLVPSSVALVRGAPHGESARRLIDYLVSRQVEAALTADGKGYLPVRRGSPQPKFVSRAWPLRTMQVTHTAIYEQLDTSSRWTREHFHP
- a CDS encoding multiheme c-type cytochrome gives rise to the protein MFAKTRIAAALLCLVALALLVAIGQAPRAGPPSPAASSVKAAGDCRGCHEQVWREWQTSYHSRAWSDDPVQAAFQHFGFDRRCQSCHAPVRELVMDVSAPIELRADDPASGVDCLSCHGLAEGGIAAARTIADAPCRPREVKGFGGSRACGACHQAIYQDWHESRYRTASKECQSCHMPAVAERAHGRNHVCLGGHDLNLIRSAAKLSCRRDRDELVVSATNHATGHNFPGERHNRVLYLQVIERNSRGEITLARQELIKGITPFRGESSAEKLRIDQTFEARFPIVGPPVVAEVQLLYKSFPWYPDAEALVVAHAKMELGP
- the rph gene encoding ribonuclease PH → MKTQNPKLLRHDGRRADELRPITIKRGFTRTASGSVLIQAGRTTVLCTASVAEEVPGWMKGEGRGWVTAEYSMLPGSTSPRKPRDRAGKIDGRTTEIQRLIGRSLRAIVDLEALGERSITVDCDVLDADGGTRTLSITGALVALVDALAAIKELPDAQRRPLCDSVAAVSVGLVDGRPVLDLDYQEDFAASVDMNVVMTGAGRFVEVQGTGEEATFSEQELAALVKLARGGIEQLIEKQRAALRRAWPF
- the argF gene encoding ornithine carbamoyltransferase; protein product: MRNLITLADLSSAEFERVFAISEDLKSKHAQGLREALLPGRVIALLFEKPSLRTRVSFEAGICHLGGSSLFLGKEVGWGSRETIADFARVLSTYVDAIVVRAQSHQKLQELAEHSTCTVINGLTDYLHPCQALADLFTLRELVGPLKGRTLAYVGDGNNVARSLAIGCGKLGMRFILAAPKEYQFEADFLALLKKVVPQLKLTVTADPRKAVRDAAAIYTDVWTSMGQEAESDVRRQALADYQVNEALLSHAPENTFFMHCLPARRGEEVTDGVMDGPSSVVVQQAANRLHVQKGILAWLLGAKA
- a CDS encoding aspartate aminotransferase family protein, with amino-acid sequence MASSQAAVAPPPVSQSLASSSSEVIELFKKYVIPNYNRYPVCLTHGEGSYVWDSEGKRYLDLFPGWGCNLLGHCPAPVVKAVQEQVATLIHVPNTWYIEAQGLWAKALSERSFGGQAFFCNSGTEANEAAIKLARLHTPKQRYKIITFTGGFHGRTLGSTAATAQPKYHEGLGPLMAGFVYAPYGDLEAVRKLVDAETAAIMVEPVQGEGGINIPPQEFLAGLRELCDEHGLLLIFDEVQSGFGRTGEWFAYQHFGVVPDVMTLAKALCGGIAGGAMLTKPEIAPSLRPGMHAATFGGNPIAARAGIAAIEMIEEENLLENAKQVSEVFRDRLETLRGECDAIEDVRVLGMMIGIELAREGAPVVKACMDRKLLVNCTQGTVIRLLPALNLSQQQAHDACDVLAEVLKEQVEQPV